One Haliscomenobacter hydrossis DSM 1100 genomic window, CAGGGTAGGGATGGGTCGCCAGATTTCGGCGTAATACCGGTAGCCGGGCATGCGGATGGCCTTCAGGTCGAGTCGGGTGCTGCAGCACCAGGTGGCTGATTCCATGCCTTCAAAGTCGAGCATGGGATCGACCCACTGGGAACCTGTGGTCCAAGTGACTCCGTCGGCTGGCGACCAGTGGCCGTAGACGGTGACCGGGATGAAGAAGCTGCGTTCTTGCTCACAGCTGAGCGGCAAAAAAAAGGCAAGTACAAGCAAACATGTTTTCATAGCTAAAGCAAATTGAATGGTGAATGGGTGACCTGCGGGCTGCGGGTCTTGCTTGCTTTGCTATAAGTGTTGTGGTGAATCCGGAAGGTTGAATCCCGGTTGCTTGCTACAAGTGGGTTGGGTGCCGAGAAGGCTGATGGGGCAAAGATACAGGGAAATGGGGAACGGGGCAAGGGGGGGATTTTGAGAGGCAGCCACGTAGGGCTGCCTTCCAGGTAGAGTTGGTTCTAAATTTAACTTAGTTTTCAACTCCGAAGGGTAGGCTGTTCAGAACCAATCGACCCTACCCACTCCGCAGCACCCGTCGGCTCGTCCCTCGCTCGACTAGTGCTGCTTCGTTCCCATTTTCCTGGCTGGCTATTTTTCTTTTTTGCTCACGGGACCTATTGAGATGGACCAGACCAACTGCCTGGAGGGGAAAACAAGACTACCCGAAAACCGATGGTGCTGTCGCGATCAGCGGGCTCGACGTTGCCGCGGAACGAGGAGCGGCAGTACCGCGGATCGTTGCCCCAGTAGCCGCCGCGCAAAACCCGAGAAACACCCTGCTCAAGACCGAGCCAGGCTGAACCATCGGCTGGCGCATTTTCATAGCTGTTGTGCCATTGGTCTTCGCACCATTCCAATACATTGCCACTCATGTCGTACAGCTCCAGTTCATTGTGGAGTTTGAGTCCAACCGGCTTGGTTTCACCGTGGCTATTGTCTCTGTACCAGCCTACTTCATCCAGTTTGTCCCCTCCAGCGTAGGTATAGGCAGGGCGTTGGTCTGGATCTTTTCCTCCTCGGGCGGCGTATTCCCATTCCGCCTCCGTCGGCAGTCGGAAGCCCTGGCCTGATTTCAGGCGGGAATCAAGATTGATTTTTTTAAACAAAAGCTGGGTATCCTCCCACGAAACTTGCTCCACCGGGCGTTTGGGACCAATAAAGTAAGCAGGGTTATTGCCCATCACCGCCGTCCACAGCTCCTGCGTCACTGGAAACTTGCCGATGGCGAAGGTGGGCACGGTCACTTGGTGGATGGGTTTTTCGTCATCATTTTCCTCACTCCCCATCATAAAAGTGCCTCCGGGTACGAGTACCAATTCCGAAGTATCGATGTCGGGGTGAATGTGGGTAAAAGGCAGTTTGAGCATACAAATAGGGTTTTAGGGTCTTGGGGTTTTAGCTAGCGCAGCGACAAAATAAAGAACAATGGGGATAAAATTTTGATTAGAGGGGCTTTTCGGATGTTTCACGTAGTTTAAATCAAGCACAAAGATGGTTGTTACCCAGGGCAAACGCATTAAAATTGTTATTGCCGTGTAATATTTTACGCATTCTTACCAACCCCTGGAAGGGCTACCGATTATACACAAATGGGCATTATTGGCAAGATTGTGCTGGTGATTGAGTAAAGTGGTCTCCGAAGTAGGAGTTATGTATGCCGACATTGGGCACTGAGACAATTTTTGATACATACCATGCTTTGTGTTCGAGTGCGTAGGAGCCCTGACATTCAAGGTGAGATTGGCCAAATTAGAGGTTAAAAACTGGGTTATTTTTTTGTCCCATAATTTTTGTTATGTTAAGTAGAGCTTTTTTTACCCCCTACCTAACCCTTCAAATTCAAGTCAATTGACTGTTCACCCAATCCAATCCCTCAACAAAAGTTCTTGTCTTGGGGTGGTCAGTGCCGAAAGTTTGGCTTCCGATAGCTACAGCTTGTTCTAAAGCATGAGATGCAGGTACCCATTGTTGTTGTTGTACATAAACCTGGGCAAGATTAGCGTAACGAACCGCAACGCGAGGATGATTAAGCCCAAAGTAGTGTAGATCATTTTCTAAAGCAAACATCAACAATTTTTCTGCTTCGGGGTATTTATGTTGAGCCAGATAAACCCGGGCCAAGTTGGAATGATGGGCTGTAAGCTTAGGATGATGCAGTCCGAATCTAGCCTGATCTCCAGCAATAGCTAAGTTGAGAAGGTCTTCTGCACGGTCGAACTGACCGAGTTCTAACAAGATAGCACCAAGATTGGATTGAAAGGTGTTGACCGAAGGATGATCAGGCCCATAATTGGCAATTTCGCTCATAAGCGCCAACTCCATAAATTCCGCGGCGCGATCGTTTAACCCTATTTCATTGAGTACAGTAGCCAAATTGGATTGATCACGGGTAACATTCGGGTGATAAGGACCAAAATTGGCGATATCACTTTCCAATGCTTTTTCAAGCAGGTCACGCGCCTGGGGGTATTGCCCCATTGCTTTATAGATCAAAGCTAGGTTGGATTGACGCAATGCCACTAATGGATGTTGATCACCAAAGTTCTGTTGATCAAGTCGTAAAGCCTGATCCATGAGTTCCGCTGCCTTGAGAAAATCCCCTAAAGATTTGTAAACCAATGCCAAATGGGATTGAGTACGAGAAACACTAGGATGCTCAGCCCCTACTACTTCAATTACTATAGTTAAAGCCGATTCCAGCAAGTTCTTAGCTTCATCATAACGAGCCAACGCTCGGTATACCAAAGCAAGATTTGATTGAGCAATTGCGACCTTAGGGTGCTGAAACCCAAAGAACTGAATAGTCGATTCCACTACCAGCTCCATTAATGATGAAGCCTGGTTGTATTTACCTAATGAAGAAAAAACGGTTGCTAAGTTATTAATGAAAACAATTCTTTGTGGCGTAGTAACAGTAGTATCTGGTTCCTCAAGAATGAGTTGAAGCAATTTTTCTGCATCGTCAAAGCGGCCTAAAGATTTATAGATTATAGCTAAGTTTGAACGTGTTGTGGCAACATTAAAGTCATCAGTAGTGGAACTTTGGAGGTCTTTTTCGAGTACATACTCCAATAATTCGGCAGCCTTACCGTATTGACCAGATAAACCAAGGACATTGGCCAAATTATTCCAAAACTGGTACGTTAAAGGCGTTTCAATGTTTAACAACTCGAGATTATAGCTTAAGGAAGTTGCATACACCAGCCAAGGTAAAGTTTCGATTACAGGGTTTTTCAAATCATCTATCTCCATTTTTTTCGTTAATGCACCCATTAAGTTTTTCAATTCATCTTCCTTAGGAGTACGTTGATACTTCAGCACTTCCTGCACCATGCGGTGCATGCTCAATCCCCTACCCTGTTTCCCAATCCAACCTTTATCATTCAACCCATTCACCTGTCGATTCAGTGCCAAGGGCTCTTGTTGCAACAAATCGGCCAAAATCTTCACCTCAATTGGTATCGCCGGTAATACTGAATACTGCTGCATCAGCCAAATCTCCTCCTCAGACAATTTCGCCAATTCGAAGGCTTTCATCAAGTGAAAAAAAATGGCACGCTCCTCCTCAGCGTGAC contains:
- a CDS encoding formylglycine-generating enzyme family protein, with amino-acid sequence MLKLPFTHIHPDIDTSELVLVPGGTFMMGSEENDDEKPIHQVTVPTFAIGKFPVTQELWTAVMGNNPAYFIGPKRPVEQVSWEDTQLLFKKINLDSRLKSGQGFRLPTEAEWEYAARGGKDPDQRPAYTYAGGDKLDEVGWYRDNSHGETKPVGLKLHNELELYDMSGNVLEWCEDQWHNSYENAPADGSAWLGLEQGVSRVLRGGYWGNDPRYCRSSFRGNVEPADRDSTIGFRVVLFSPPGSWSGPSQ
- a CDS encoding tetratricopeptide repeat protein, with the protein product MRPTILLTFAQSPHHDYLAALHAEVEQLRVALRPATDSGAIQLIVHTDSRNENIPQLLAQHPDQISIFHFGGHADSDSLAAEDGSIFVEGLADQLAIQSQLKLVFLNGCQTQAQVQHFFRQGIPIVLATTCSIADGEASHFAAQFYLAIAGRHSIRDAFQLAVGALKAKYQQYREVELPQYSVMRDTLSFENHWEELPWQLYVQEGREDVLDWQLRYPHGLTRLPSLQLDTDCLGRETELEELRTLLRESSKVVLVSGLGGMGKTTLAAGYLQWLRNDYDHIAWINSGDDLLTSFAFNEDLAKNLELPILENENAEDRFARLMNKLRNQPGRNLLVIDDAGDQVSAIAAHLPSGANWQVLVTSRLPLPDFREMKLGVLQPGDALRLFRLHFQEGTDDEVQDLLIEISYHTLTIEVMAKTLNRLNGLLTVPELLVILRERKLDDPRLQELVWTRHAEEERAIFFHLMKAFELAKLSEEEIWLMQQYSVLPAIPIEVKILADLLQQEPLALNRQVNGLNDKGWIGKQGRGLSMHRMVQEVLKYQRTPKEDELKNLMGALTKKMEIDDLKNPVIETLPWLVYATSLSYNLELLNIETPLTYQFWNNLANVLGLSGQYGKAAELLEYVLEKDLQSSTTDDFNVATTRSNLAIIYKSLGRFDDAEKLLQLILEEPDTTVTTPQRIVFINNLATVFSSLGKYNQASSLMELVVESTIQFFGFQHPKVAIAQSNLALVYRALARYDEAKNLLESALTIVIEVVGAEHPSVSRTQSHLALVYKSLGDFLKAAELMDQALRLDQQNFGDQHPLVALRQSNLALIYKAMGQYPQARDLLEKALESDIANFGPYHPNVTRDQSNLATVLNEIGLNDRAAEFMELALMSEIANYGPDHPSVNTFQSNLGAILLELGQFDRAEDLLNLAIAGDQARFGLHHPKLTAHHSNLARVYLAQHKYPEAEKLLMFALENDLHYFGLNHPRVAVRYANLAQVYVQQQQWVPASHALEQAVAIGSQTFGTDHPKTRTFVEGLDWVNSQLT